A window of the Leucothrix mucor DSM 2157 genome harbors these coding sequences:
- a CDS encoding VWA domain-containing protein, which produces MSEAQQAEREKRWRLILGGGEADGIGCQLSGTEQGIDNCLSAVYGDGAGRTGQRGSLGASAPNVTRWLGDIRQYFPASVVRVIQQDAIERLGLRQLLLEPEVLEAVEADIHLVSTLISLKDVIPSKTKDTARQVVAKVVEDLMRRLEQPMQQAVKGALNRSVRNRRPRLQEMDWNRTIRANIKNYLPEYNTIVPEIRIGYGRKRSALKDVVLCIDQSGSMAPSVVYSSIFAAVMASLPALSTKMVVFDTSVVDLTDELHDDPVDLLFGLQLGGGTDINRAVGYCQGLISRPDDSIFILISDLYEGGNGAEMVKRVAQLVESGVQVITLLALSDDGAPFYDHHMAETFSAMGVPTFACTPDQFPELMAHALSRQDIDVWAAKEGIVVQ; this is translated from the coding sequence ATGTCTGAAGCACAGCAAGCGGAACGCGAAAAACGCTGGCGTTTGATTCTGGGTGGCGGCGAAGCCGATGGCATTGGTTGCCAGCTTAGTGGCACTGAGCAAGGTATCGATAATTGCTTGTCTGCTGTGTATGGCGATGGCGCAGGGCGTACAGGTCAACGTGGTAGTTTGGGAGCATCAGCTCCGAATGTGACTCGCTGGCTGGGTGATATTCGTCAGTACTTTCCGGCTTCGGTCGTGCGCGTGATTCAGCAGGATGCGATTGAGCGACTCGGGCTGCGGCAGTTGCTGCTGGAACCGGAAGTGCTGGAAGCGGTGGAGGCCGATATTCACTTGGTCTCCACGCTGATTTCACTAAAAGATGTGATTCCCTCCAAAACCAAAGACACCGCACGTCAAGTGGTAGCCAAGGTTGTTGAAGACCTGATGCGTCGTTTAGAACAGCCAATGCAACAAGCGGTAAAAGGTGCGCTGAATCGCTCTGTTCGCAACCGCCGACCACGTTTGCAGGAGATGGACTGGAATCGCACCATCCGTGCCAATATCAAAAATTACCTGCCGGAATACAACACCATTGTGCCCGAGATTCGTATTGGCTATGGGCGTAAACGCTCTGCGCTGAAAGACGTGGTTCTGTGTATCGACCAAAGTGGTTCGATGGCACCGTCGGTGGTGTATTCCAGTATTTTTGCGGCGGTTATGGCATCGCTGCCAGCGCTGAGTACCAAGATGGTGGTGTTCGATACTTCAGTCGTGGATTTAACCGATGAGTTACATGATGATCCGGTGGATTTATTGTTTGGCTTGCAGTTGGGGGGAGGCACTGATATCAACCGTGCCGTGGGCTATTGTCAGGGACTGATCTCTCGTCCGGATGACAGTATTTTTATATTGATCAGTGATTTATATGAAGGGGGCAATGGCGCGGAGATGGTAAAACGGGTTGCGCAGTTGGTGGAGTCCGGCGTTCAAGTGATTACCTTATTGGCGCTGAGCGATGATGGCGCGCCGTTTTATGATCACCATATGGCGGAGACCTTTTCAGCGATGGGTGTGCCGACCTTTGCCTGTACCCCAGACCAGTTTCCGGAGTTAATGGCGCACGCCTTAAGTCGGCAGGATATTGATGTTTGGGCAGCTAAAGAGGGGATTGTGGTGCAGTGA
- a CDS encoding ATP-binding protein encodes MSETQIKRVLRQHAETEFAHELAALVEQDQHARPPNWVMSPWAVRTYLMGGTLPDGTEISAKYIGNSRLMEIAIATLTTDRALLLYGLPGTAKSWVSEHLAAAVSGRSTLIVQGTAGTGEETLRYNWNYAQLIAKGPSDEALIESPVMHGMRNGLVVRVEELTRVPADVQDTLITILSEKTLPIPELNTECQAEQGFNLIATANNRDKGVNDLSSALKRRFNTVILPLPDSLEEEADIVNRRVESLGRALELPTEKPALEEIRRIVTIFRELRSGVTVDGKTKLKVPSGTLSTAEAISVMGSGMALAAHFGDGSLTAQDLASSLVGAVVKDPVQDGVVWKEYLETVVKERSDWKDLYRACRNTL; translated from the coding sequence ATGAGTGAGACTCAAATTAAACGCGTTTTGCGCCAGCATGCCGAAACGGAATTCGCCCATGAACTCGCCGCCTTAGTCGAGCAGGATCAACATGCGCGTCCGCCGAATTGGGTGATGTCGCCGTGGGCTGTGCGCACGTATTTGATGGGTGGCACCTTGCCAGATGGTACTGAGATTTCTGCCAAATACATTGGTAATTCCCGCCTGATGGAAATTGCCATTGCCACGCTAACCACAGACCGCGCGCTGTTGTTATATGGTTTACCGGGTACGGCGAAATCGTGGGTATCCGAGCACTTGGCAGCAGCGGTTTCTGGTCGCTCGACTTTGATTGTGCAGGGTACGGCAGGCACCGGTGAAGAGACACTACGTTACAACTGGAACTATGCGCAACTGATTGCCAAAGGCCCATCGGACGAGGCGCTGATTGAAAGCCCTGTCATGCATGGTATGCGCAATGGTTTGGTAGTGCGTGTGGAAGAACTGACCCGCGTACCGGCGGATGTGCAGGATACGTTGATCACGATTCTCTCTGAGAAAACGCTGCCGATTCCTGAGTTAAATACGGAGTGTCAGGCAGAGCAAGGCTTTAATCTAATCGCCACCGCTAACAACCGCGACAAAGGTGTGAATGATTTATCCAGCGCCCTGAAGCGTCGTTTTAATACCGTGATTTTGCCACTGCCGGATTCCCTGGAAGAAGAAGCGGATATTGTTAATCGCCGTGTAGAAAGTTTGGGCCGTGCGCTTGAGTTACCCACTGAGAAACCAGCGCTGGAAGAGATTCGTCGTATAGTGACTATTTTCCGTGAATTGCGCAGTGGCGTAACGGTGGATGGCAAAACAAAATTGAAAGTGCCCAGTGGCACCTTGAGCACGGCTGAGGCGATTTCGGTGATGGGTAGTGGCATGGCTTTGGCGGCACACTTTGGTGACGGCAGTTTAACCGCGCAAGACTTGGCTTCCAGCTTAGTTGGTGCCGTGGTGAAAGATCCTGTGCAGGATGGTGTGGTGTGGAAAGAGTATCTGGAAACGGTTGTTAAAGAGCGCTCGGATTGGAAGGATTTGTATCGGGCATGTCGGAATACTTTGTAA
- a CDS encoding PIN domain-containing protein, protein MKVLIDTNVILDVLLNRAPFVELSANIVSSVETREIEGYLCATTVTTLDYLISKAKNRQQAKSEIKKLLHLFGISDVNARVLGLAADSEFTDFEDAVLYYSGKCTGVDCLVTQNVKDFKHASLPVYTPEELWGILLVR, encoded by the coding sequence GTGAAGGTTTTGATTGATACCAACGTCATTCTTGATGTGCTTCTAAACCGTGCTCCGTTTGTTGAGTTATCCGCTAATATTGTTAGCTCGGTTGAAACGAGAGAGATAGAAGGTTACTTATGCGCAACAACAGTGACGACGTTGGACTACTTAATATCTAAAGCTAAAAACCGTCAACAGGCCAAGTCTGAAATAAAGAAGCTGCTGCACTTATTCGGGATAAGTGATGTAAATGCACGTGTTTTAGGCTTGGCGGCTGACTCTGAGTTTACGGACTTTGAGGATGCTGTTTTATACTATTCAGGTAAGTGCACTGGTGTTGACTGCTTGGTTACCCAGAATGTTAAAGACTTTAAACATGCAAGTTTGCCAGTTTATACACCTGAAGAGCTGTGGGGTATATTGTTAGTTAGGTAA
- a CDS encoding DUF5682 family protein, whose amino-acid sequence MPHHVFGIRHHGPGSARSLVQALEALQPDCILVEGPPEADGILSLTLHEQMKPPVALLAYAPDEPQRAVYYPFVAFSPEWQAIRYALLNKIPVQFMDLPVGMSFAREKGFEEAAQKAAEEALAALDEEGSEDEVGVENDAEIGSDAKSELVDDSDESDIEQAFDQTANIRRDPLALLAEAAGYSDSERWWEHMIEERQDSSELFEAIAEAMTALRAEVDAASPRDTLDHEREQLREAHMRKTLRKAIKDGYENIAVVCGAWHVPALQTLPTAKSDNDLLKGLPKLKTATTWVPWTHSRLSSASGYGAGVTSPGWYAHIWKESDSVAAKVIAQTISDDSATSTSEQASAVDSEATTNSTDVIVANIAKGTPKQSISLTTHWLTQVAHTFREQGLDISSAHVIEAVRLAEALAAMRGRPQAGLAEMNEAVRSVMLFGDDMPMRLLHEKLIIGEVLGAVPDETPQTPLQQDLSKQQRRLRLKPEASDKEIILDLRKPNDLEKSCLLRRLGILGIEWGEGGRRASGKGTFKESWRLRWQPEFEIQLIEAGLWGNTLEQAATAKLIQTANDTRSLATLAEMAHSSLYADLPAAVDHLMRRLQDEAAVNSDIAELMQALPELARLLRYGDVRQTSVKQVASVVNGMVTRICIGLPNACHSLNEEAAEAMFLQIQGVQEAVGLLDDEDYTEQWMQALVYLSDQPELQALLAGRCCRLLLQAGRLDEDESARRFGLALSAANDPAQAASWVDGFLRGSGQLLIYDESLWALIDSWVSQLSADTFQQLLPVLRRTFSTFEAPERRQMGERVKNGVAALPAVAAVSDLDEQRAALALPLLAQILGLEVSDV is encoded by the coding sequence ATGCCACATCATGTTTTTGGGATTCGCCATCATGGCCCTGGTTCAGCACGTAGCTTAGTTCAGGCTTTAGAGGCGCTGCAGCCAGATTGTATTTTGGTGGAAGGCCCGCCGGAAGCTGACGGGATTTTATCGCTGACGCTGCACGAGCAAATGAAGCCGCCGGTTGCACTGCTGGCTTATGCGCCGGATGAGCCACAGCGGGCGGTTTATTATCCGTTTGTAGCGTTTTCGCCAGAGTGGCAGGCAATTCGCTATGCCTTGCTGAATAAGATTCCAGTGCAGTTTATGGACTTGCCGGTTGGGATGAGTTTTGCGCGGGAGAAAGGCTTTGAAGAAGCTGCGCAGAAAGCGGCTGAGGAAGCGTTGGCGGCTTTGGATGAGGAGGGTTCTGAGGATGAGGTTGGCGTTGAAAATGATGCTGAGATTGGTTCTGATGCGAAATCTGAATTAGTTGATGACTCTGATGAATCGGATATTGAGCAAGCATTCGATCAAACTGCCAATATTCGTCGCGACCCTTTAGCCTTACTCGCAGAAGCCGCCGGTTACAGCGATAGCGAGCGCTGGTGGGAGCATATGATCGAAGAGCGTCAGGATTCCAGCGAGCTGTTTGAAGCCATCGCCGAAGCCATGACTGCACTGCGCGCCGAAGTCGATGCAGCCAGCCCGCGAGACACTCTTGACCACGAACGTGAGCAACTTCGCGAAGCGCATATGCGTAAAACCCTGCGCAAAGCGATCAAAGATGGCTATGAAAATATTGCCGTAGTTTGCGGCGCGTGGCATGTGCCTGCACTGCAAACATTGCCCACTGCTAAATCCGACAATGATTTGTTAAAAGGCCTGCCAAAACTTAAAACTGCGACCACTTGGGTACCGTGGACGCACAGCCGGTTGAGCAGTGCCAGTGGCTATGGTGCGGGCGTCACATCACCCGGCTGGTATGCGCATATTTGGAAGGAGTCTGATTCAGTCGCAGCTAAAGTGATAGCACAAACTATTAGTGATGACTCAGCTACGAGCACCTCGGAGCAAGCTAGTGCAGTGGACTCGGAAGCTACGACCAACTCAACTGATGTCATTGTTGCAAATATTGCCAAAGGCACACCTAAACAATCAATCAGTCTAACCACGCACTGGCTAACCCAAGTTGCACACACATTCCGCGAGCAAGGTTTGGATATTTCCTCTGCTCATGTTATTGAAGCCGTACGCTTGGCCGAAGCCTTAGCCGCCATGCGCGGACGTCCGCAAGCGGGCTTAGCTGAAATGAATGAAGCGGTACGCAGCGTGATGTTATTTGGCGATGATATGCCAATGCGCCTGCTGCATGAAAAACTGATTATCGGTGAAGTGCTGGGCGCAGTGCCGGATGAAACGCCGCAAACGCCACTGCAACAAGACCTCAGTAAACAACAGCGCCGTTTACGACTAAAACCAGAAGCCAGCGATAAAGAAATCATACTGGATCTGCGTAAACCAAATGATCTGGAAAAGAGCTGCTTGCTAAGGCGCTTAGGTATTTTAGGCATTGAATGGGGCGAGGGTGGCCGACGAGCCAGTGGCAAAGGAACCTTTAAAGAAAGCTGGCGTTTACGTTGGCAGCCCGAGTTTGAAATCCAGCTAATCGAAGCCGGACTTTGGGGTAACACGCTGGAACAAGCAGCCACAGCCAAACTCATTCAAACTGCCAACGATACCCGTTCACTGGCAACCTTAGCGGAGATGGCACACTCCTCGTTGTATGCTGATTTACCCGCTGCGGTTGACCATTTAATGCGGCGTTTGCAGGATGAAGCCGCGGTCAATAGCGACATTGCCGAACTCATGCAAGCACTGCCCGAGTTGGCGCGTCTGTTACGTTATGGTGATGTGCGTCAGACTTCGGTTAAGCAAGTCGCCAGTGTGGTCAATGGCATGGTCACGCGAATTTGTATCGGCTTGCCTAATGCCTGTCACTCTTTAAATGAAGAAGCGGCTGAGGCCATGTTCCTGCAAATTCAGGGCGTGCAGGAAGCGGTTGGCTTGCTGGATGACGAGGATTACACCGAACAATGGATGCAGGCGCTGGTGTATTTATCCGATCAACCTGAGCTGCAAGCTTTGCTGGCGGGTCGTTGTTGCCGCTTATTGCTGCAAGCGGGCAGGTTGGATGAGGATGAAAGTGCGCGTCGATTTGGACTGGCTTTGTCAGCGGCAAATGATCCGGCACAAGCAGCTAGTTGGGTCGATGGTTTCTTGCGCGGTAGCGGTCAGTTACTGATTTACGATGAGTCCTTGTGGGCGCTGATTGATAGCTGGGTTAGCCAATTATCCGCCGACACTTTCCAGCAATTATTGCCGGTATTACGCCGCACGTTCTCCACTTTCGAAGCGCCAGAGCGTCGTCAAATGGGCGAGCGAGTGAAAAATGGTGTGGCGGCATTACCAGCAGTTGCGGCCGTGAGTGATTTAGACGAACAACGTGCCGCATTGGCCTTGCCATTACTGGCGCAGATTTTAGGATTGGAGGTATCTGATGTCTGA
- a CDS encoding DUF5691 domain-containing protein — MSTQDLQQQLLKIALLGSERQTESPQASGPLQTMFQQFYPQGKVPTGEARESALLSAVAMVQQYQAVGSLSATFSGSLPVPDDKPARSYIPAAAEIHLRRLLNDKSLRALLDSWLEIVADKQLQVPPVYIPALLETSKQSRAIRPLVSAVVGSRGQWLAQQNPDWQSLLTLAVTDDSELPDESIWEEGNTAQRVDYLRKIRAIDAVAALTLLQAVWKQEAAAVRQELLQTLRTGLTLADEEWLESCLDDRSKGVRQVAATLLGSLPDSAFSQRHQARLNSWLQLQKKGGLLSKLSGKQELIVNPPEAWEKDWLRDGIEENPPKGKGAKAWWLEQSLALVPPVIWVSKWSLAPDSLLSLTAKHDWASAIMGGWQKALVEYPDPDWITGWLTKMNHEIPALWAALAPDQAESCMLELMKTAEGDKSLSLLSQLNHPWSQAFSRALLPLLGAAVRRSMTDLGSHHYGLNGFMQHISSHLHLSCVDELVKQLKPLLENDNEYDYWQRALTETLFTLGFRADMNAALNSK; from the coding sequence ATGAGTACTCAAGACCTGCAACAACAGCTGTTAAAAATTGCCTTGTTAGGGAGTGAACGACAGACTGAATCACCCCAAGCCAGTGGCCCACTACAAACAATGTTTCAACAGTTTTATCCACAGGGTAAAGTACCTACTGGTGAGGCGCGTGAATCGGCGCTACTTTCTGCCGTTGCTATGGTGCAGCAATATCAGGCTGTGGGGAGTTTATCAGCAACTTTTAGTGGCAGCTTGCCAGTGCCGGATGATAAGCCAGCTCGTAGCTATATTCCTGCCGCCGCGGAGATCCATTTGCGCCGTTTGCTGAATGATAAATCGCTACGCGCATTGCTGGATAGTTGGTTAGAGATAGTTGCGGATAAGCAGTTGCAAGTTCCGCCAGTTTATATCCCTGCCTTACTGGAAACGTCAAAGCAAAGCCGAGCGATTCGCCCCTTAGTGAGCGCGGTCGTTGGGTCACGTGGTCAATGGTTAGCGCAGCAAAATCCAGACTGGCAGTCGCTATTAACACTGGCTGTAACGGATGATAGTGAGCTGCCGGATGAGTCAATCTGGGAAGAGGGCAATACCGCGCAGCGTGTGGATTACCTTCGTAAAATACGAGCGATTGATGCCGTTGCCGCTCTGACTTTATTGCAAGCCGTATGGAAGCAGGAAGCTGCCGCTGTCCGACAGGAATTACTGCAAACCTTACGCACCGGTTTAACGCTAGCTGATGAAGAATGGCTGGAGTCTTGTTTGGATGATCGCAGTAAAGGTGTACGACAAGTTGCCGCGACCTTGCTGGGTAGTTTACCGGACTCCGCCTTTAGCCAGCGCCATCAAGCAAGATTAAACAGTTGGCTGCAGCTTCAGAAAAAAGGCGGCTTGCTGTCGAAATTAAGCGGTAAGCAAGAGCTGATTGTTAATCCACCCGAAGCTTGGGAGAAGGATTGGCTACGCGATGGCATTGAAGAGAATCCACCTAAAGGCAAGGGCGCTAAAGCATGGTGGTTGGAACAATCATTAGCCTTGGTGCCTCCGGTCATTTGGGTTTCAAAATGGTCATTGGCTCCCGACAGCTTATTATCGCTGACCGCAAAGCATGACTGGGCCAGCGCAATAATGGGCGGCTGGCAAAAAGCCTTAGTGGAATATCCTGATCCTGACTGGATTACCGGATGGCTGACTAAAATGAATCATGAGATTCCGGCACTGTGGGCGGCTTTGGCTCCGGATCAAGCAGAGAGCTGTATGCTCGAACTGATGAAAACCGCTGAGGGCGATAAAAGTTTATCGCTATTGAGCCAGCTGAATCACCCCTGGAGTCAGGCGTTTTCCCGAGCACTTTTGCCACTATTGGGAGCTGCGGTACGTCGCTCGATGACTGACCTTGGCAGTCATCATTATGGTCTGAACGGCTTTATGCAACACATCTCAAGCCACCTTCATTTGTCCTGTGTTGATGAGCTGGTGAAGCAGTTAAAGCCGCTGCTGGAAAATGATAATGAATACGATTACTGGCAGCGCGCTTTAACTGAAACGCTGTTTACGCTGGGCTTTCGGGCAGATATGAACGCCGCGCTAAATTCAAAATAA
- the pip gene encoding prolyl aminopeptidase: protein MSLYPPIEHVTDHSLQVDALHRLYVEESGNPQGVPVLFLHGGPGGSCNADNRRYFDPARYRIILFDQRGSGRSTPVGGVIDNTTAHLLYDIELIRRYLGIKQWVLFAGSWGSTLALRYAQLHPEQVLGMVLRGSFLARPRDWLWFIEEGGPRFFPQVWAELVALLPTQTIDLPVTERLYQAVFSEDQTLSQQVSALWQYWGRIMVNRSVDVARFEPQDWAACVAHSRIELHYARHGYFLDDNQILESMSKLPQVPVRLIHGQQDWVCPVESSYLLAQLIDGASLQVLEGVGHVAGESGMQKALREGADWVLSKLALTGE from the coding sequence ATGTCACTGTATCCACCCATTGAGCACGTTACTGATCACAGCCTTCAGGTGGATGCTCTACATCGGTTGTATGTGGAAGAGTCTGGTAATCCTCAAGGCGTGCCGGTTCTGTTTTTACATGGCGGGCCGGGAGGCAGCTGCAATGCAGACAACCGCCGCTATTTTGACCCAGCACGCTACCGCATTATTTTATTTGATCAGCGCGGGAGTGGTCGCTCAACACCCGTCGGTGGTGTAATCGACAATACCACGGCGCATTTGCTTTATGACATAGAGCTTATTCGTCGCTATCTGGGTATTAAGCAGTGGGTATTGTTTGCAGGCTCATGGGGTAGCACATTGGCATTACGCTATGCGCAGTTGCATCCGGAGCAGGTGCTAGGGATGGTATTGCGAGGTAGCTTTTTAGCAAGGCCTCGCGACTGGTTGTGGTTTATTGAGGAGGGCGGGCCACGCTTTTTCCCTCAGGTCTGGGCAGAGTTAGTCGCCTTATTACCAACTCAAACCATTGATTTACCCGTCACCGAGCGGCTGTATCAGGCCGTGTTCTCAGAGGATCAAACTCTCAGCCAGCAAGTGTCTGCACTGTGGCAATATTGGGGCCGCATTATGGTGAATCGTTCAGTGGATGTCGCTCGGTTTGAGCCGCAGGATTGGGCCGCCTGTGTGGCGCATTCACGCATTGAACTACACTATGCCAGACACGGTTATTTCCTCGATGATAACCAGATTTTGGAGTCGATGAGTAAGCTGCCACAAGTGCCGGTACGTTTGATTCATGGGCAGCAGGATTGGGTGTGTCCGGTGGAGTCTTCGTATTTACTGGCGCAGTTAATTGATGGCGCAAGCTTGCAAGTGCTGGAGGGCGTGGGGCATGTCGCTGGTGAGTCTGGTATGCAAAAAGCCTTGCGCGAAGGGGCTGATTGGGTACTGAGTAAATTAGCCTTAACTGGTGAGTGA
- a CDS encoding DUF6364 family protein has product MQTKLTLRVDDSLIQQAKDYAKQNDKSLSQIVADYFRALTESKELVGNAPITQSLIGVLDVPDVDELDYKRHLEDKYL; this is encoded by the coding sequence ATGCAAACAAAACTCACATTACGGGTGGATGACTCCTTAATCCAGCAAGCTAAGGACTACGCAAAACAGAATGACAAATCGTTGTCACAGATAGTAGCAGACTACTTTCGCGCCCTAACAGAGAGCAAGGAGCTCGTGGGTAATGCCCCCATTACTCAATCTTTGATCGGTGTTTTGGATGTGCCAGATGTGGATGAGCTAGATTATAAGAGGCACTTAGAGGACAAGTACCTGTGA
- a CDS encoding aldo/keto reductase has translation MQLLKNKIGNTGLEVTQLSFGGASLGNLAQAISDQQAQAVLSHAWDAEINYFDTAPHYGRGLSEQRLGQFLSDKPRTDYVISTKVGRVLSPGKPMSEADGFVNPLPNNVRYDYSAKGIRENFESSCERLQTDYIDILYVHDIGVYTHGEAENARHMHDFLTTGADELKRLKAEGKIAAFGLGVNETQVCVDIMKQVPLDVILIAGRLSLLDRSAEMELTGLCREMGTSLVLGGIFNSGILATGAKAGATYDYGPAPEAVLEAVRELEVEASEAGLSIAEAALQFAMNHPSATSVLLGTGDTGILQLNLDAAQKILAKAAD, from the coding sequence ATGCAACTGTTGAAGAATAAGATTGGCAATACCGGACTTGAAGTCACCCAGCTTTCATTTGGCGGAGCAAGCCTTGGTAATCTGGCACAGGCCATTTCTGATCAACAGGCACAGGCGGTACTTAGCCATGCATGGGATGCTGAGATTAATTATTTCGATACCGCGCCACATTATGGACGTGGATTATCGGAGCAACGGCTCGGTCAGTTTCTGAGTGATAAGCCTCGAACTGACTATGTGATTTCAACCAAAGTTGGGCGTGTATTATCGCCCGGCAAGCCAATGTCAGAAGCCGATGGCTTTGTTAATCCATTGCCGAATAATGTGCGCTACGACTATTCAGCTAAAGGCATTCGTGAGAACTTTGAAAGCAGTTGCGAACGGCTTCAGACTGATTACATCGATATTCTGTATGTGCATGATATTGGGGTTTACACCCATGGCGAGGCAGAGAATGCTCGCCACATGCATGACTTTCTCACAACCGGTGCTGATGAATTAAAACGACTCAAAGCAGAGGGGAAAATCGCTGCCTTTGGACTTGGCGTGAATGAAACACAGGTCTGTGTTGATATTATGAAGCAGGTTCCGTTGGATGTGATTTTGATTGCAGGGCGCCTGAGTTTGCTTGATCGCTCGGCGGAAATGGAGCTGACGGGGCTTTGTCGTGAGATGGGTACTAGCTTGGTGCTGGGGGGTATTTTTAACTCTGGGATTTTGGCCACTGGAGCGAAAGCTGGAGCGACTTATGATTATGGGCCGGCGCCTGAAGCGGTATTGGAGGCTGTGCGGGAACTTGAGGTAGAGGCTAGTGAAGCTGGGTTGTCTATTGCGGAAGCGGCGCTGCAGTTTGCGATGAATCACCCATCTGCAACTTCAGTGTTGTTGGGGACGGGTGATACGGGGATTCTTCAGCTTAATCTTGATGCGGCGCAGAAGATACTGGCTAAGGCTGCGGATTAA
- a CDS encoding SWIM zinc finger family protein — protein sequence MSISWTTQHVAALAPDAASLKAGEKLGMAAKWQTLGRADVTIWGEIKGSGKKPYQTSIALEEPAFKCSCPSRKFPCKHGVALALVFASNPDDFQTAEPLPWVQEWLDKRGARAQKQINKAAEKDKPVDEATLKKREQAQKKRGAAREKKVEAGIEELRRWLFDLVRQGIAHSDQQPWDHIATRMVDSQAPGLARRLQAIANIRYQHNDWQARTLAAIAKLHLLLEAWQRVISLPESVQSDVRSQIGFPVNKEEVLTGDAISDDWCVLGQSQEQDGQMQSQFTWVYGRATKQYALLLDFSGYGQAMTLYPAIGTGMPAELVYYPSAVPQRAVLKAEANSLNTELSPVNSAFISLDEVLENYGKALAQCPWLERFPMALKSVTPVSQDGQWYLVDAEQKSLPMRIVTAQVWPLLAAGGGHPQDIFGSWDGDKLQVLSAWDAGTLCWADGGIAMNGGSV from the coding sequence ATGAGTATTAGTTGGACGACTCAACACGTCGCGGCACTGGCCCCCGATGCGGCATCGCTCAAAGCCGGTGAAAAACTCGGAATGGCAGCCAAGTGGCAAACACTCGGTCGTGCCGATGTCACTATCTGGGGCGAGATTAAAGGCAGTGGTAAAAAGCCTTATCAAACCAGTATCGCCTTAGAGGAGCCCGCATTTAAATGTTCCTGCCCCAGCCGAAAATTCCCCTGTAAACATGGCGTTGCACTGGCCTTAGTCTTTGCCTCAAACCCTGATGACTTTCAAACCGCTGAGCCGCTGCCTTGGGTTCAGGAGTGGTTAGACAAGCGCGGCGCACGGGCTCAAAAGCAGATTAATAAGGCTGCTGAAAAAGACAAGCCCGTCGATGAAGCCACCTTAAAGAAACGTGAGCAAGCCCAGAAAAAGCGCGGTGCGGCTCGTGAGAAAAAGGTCGAAGCGGGAATTGAAGAGTTACGACGCTGGCTATTCGATCTGGTTCGACAGGGCATTGCACATAGCGATCAGCAACCTTGGGATCATATCGCAACGCGCATGGTTGACTCCCAAGCACCCGGACTGGCAAGACGCTTGCAGGCCATTGCTAATATTCGCTATCAACACAATGATTGGCAAGCGCGCACCTTAGCCGCGATCGCCAAACTCCATCTATTATTGGAAGCGTGGCAGCGGGTGATTAGCTTGCCAGAGTCGGTACAAAGCGATGTGCGTTCGCAAATCGGTTTTCCAGTCAACAAAGAAGAGGTGCTAACCGGTGATGCCATTAGTGACGATTGGTGCGTACTGGGACAATCTCAGGAGCAAGATGGCCAGATGCAAAGCCAGTTCACCTGGGTTTATGGCCGTGCCACAAAACAGTATGCCTTATTGCTGGATTTCTCCGGTTATGGACAGGCAATGACACTATATCCTGCAATTGGAACGGGGATGCCAGCGGAGTTAGTTTACTACCCTTCAGCCGTACCTCAGCGGGCGGTGCTCAAAGCCGAAGCCAATAGTTTAAACACAGAGTTATCCCCAGTAAATTCCGCGTTTATTTCGCTGGATGAGGTGCTGGAAAACTATGGCAAAGCGCTTGCTCAATGTCCTTGGCTGGAGCGCTTTCCGATGGCGTTAAAATCGGTGACTCCGGTCTCGCAGGATGGGCAGTGGTATTTGGTTGATGCTGAGCAAAAAAGCTTACCCATGCGAATTGTGACGGCGCAGGTCTGGCCGCTACTAGCCGCTGGTGGCGGGCATCCTCAGGATATATTCGGCAGTTGGGATGGCGATAAATTGCAAGTACTCAGCGCATGGGATGCCGGTACGCTATGTTGGGCAGATGGTGGTATTGCGATGAACGGTGGGAGTGTATAA